One genomic segment of Ignavibacteriota bacterium includes these proteins:
- a CDS encoding penicillin acylase family protein: protein MNNWIKVIIGAIATIIILLIVFIVGSIYMLNKTLPEYSGKKSVQNLNNEVSIYRDNFAIPYVYAKSKNDLYFALGYLHAQERLFQMDISRRAGEGKLSEILGSEAISYDKMFRTFELAKISKLHFENFDADTKSKLISYSNGVNEFIKNEPEKLSIEFDVIGYKPNLWKPEHSVLIAKLMAWELNISWWSDIALSHIIQKLGVEKAKEILPTFDENGPTIIPENLQNISNVPLDLVQVDRNFRKFIGFVGTHIGSNNWVVNGERSESGKPIIANDPHLSFSAPGKWYVAVLRSPDLNVEGVTLPGIPGIVIGKNQNISWVLTNVMADDADFYIEKLDSSKTKYFFNNEWKNLTISEDTIKVKDSSDVIFQIKKNHRGPIISDIHPYKKMYPNNQQNNVDITMRWTALESSNEMKAYSKINSSKNWEEFTEGLKDFEAPGQNFVFADDKGNIGYTAGVKLPQRKNNSPTFINDGTTDENDWLGFVPFSENPKLFNPANGFIASANNKTIKNYPYHISNIWEPNSRINRITELLESKQKHNVDDFKKYQMDFYSDYAKEIVPQILNAFKNHAYENDKLKEVIGLLRKWDFNFISESQVPAIYAVFYQNLMKNIFLDEMGESIFNEYIFIANIPYRVVRKMLEDNSSSWFDDISTTRIERKDEIVRKSLWDAIKYLSEEFGDIDEWQWNKLHTVTFKHFFHGKSKMLDFILDVGPYKIDGDGTTVFNTEYSFNEPYTNKLGPSMRYIYDFAEPNNFQIILPTGQSGNFFSDHYDDMTKMWLNGETIKINTEENIVKNSEYDLLQLVPMNN from the coding sequence ATGAATAATTGGATAAAAGTTATAATTGGAGCAATTGCGACAATAATTATTTTATTAATAGTTTTTATTGTTGGTTCAATTTACATGTTAAATAAAACTTTACCGGAATATTCCGGGAAAAAGTCTGTGCAAAATCTTAATAATGAAGTTTCAATTTATAGAGATAATTTTGCGATACCGTATGTTTATGCAAAATCCAAAAACGATTTATATTTTGCGCTCGGATATTTACACGCTCAAGAAAGATTATTCCAAATGGATATTAGTCGAAGAGCCGGCGAAGGAAAATTAAGTGAAATTTTAGGAAGCGAAGCAATTTCTTATGATAAAATGTTTAGAACTTTTGAATTGGCGAAAATCTCAAAACTGCATTTTGAAAATTTTGATGCAGATACAAAATCCAAATTAATTTCCTATTCAAACGGTGTTAATGAATTTATTAAAAATGAACCGGAAAAACTCTCAATAGAGTTTGATGTTATAGGTTACAAACCAAATTTATGGAAACCCGAACATTCTGTTTTAATTGCAAAATTAATGGCTTGGGAATTAAACATTTCTTGGTGGAGCGATATTGCACTTTCGCACATTATTCAAAAATTAGGTGTTGAAAAAGCTAAAGAAATTTTGCCAACTTTTGATGAAAACGGTCCGACAATAATTCCGGAAAATTTACAAAATATTTCAAATGTTCCTTTAGATTTAGTACAAGTTGATAGAAATTTCAGAAAATTTATTGGATTTGTCGGAACACACATCGGCTCAAATAATTGGGTTGTAAACGGAGAAAGATCAGAATCCGGAAAACCAATTATTGCAAACGATCCGCATTTAAGTTTTTCAGCTCCAGGCAAATGGTACGTTGCAGTTTTGCGTTCGCCGGATTTAAATGTAGAAGGCGTTACACTTCCAGGAATTCCCGGAATTGTAATTGGTAAAAATCAAAATATTTCTTGGGTTCTTACAAATGTTATGGCTGATGATGCTGATTTTTATATAGAAAAATTAGATAGTTCAAAAACTAAATATTTCTTCAATAACGAATGGAAAAATCTTACAATTTCTGAAGACACAATAAAAGTTAAAGATTCATCGGATGTAATTTTTCAGATCAAAAAAAATCATCGCGGACCAATAATTTCGGATATTCATCCATATAAAAAAATGTATCCGAATAATCAGCAAAATAATGTTGATATAACAATGCGATGGACGGCTTTGGAATCAAGCAATGAAATGAAAGCTTATTCAAAAATTAATTCCTCAAAAAATTGGGAAGAATTTACAGAAGGTTTAAAAGATTTTGAAGCTCCGGGACAAAATTTTGTTTTTGCTGATGATAAAGGAAATATTGGTTATACAGCCGGAGTTAAACTTCCGCAAAGAAAAAATAATTCCCCGACTTTTATTAATGATGGAACAACAGATGAAAATGATTGGCTCGGTTTTGTTCCTTTTTCTGAAAATCCGAAATTGTTTAATCCCGCAAACGGATTTATAGCTTCGGCAAATAATAAAACAATTAAAAATTATCCATATCATATTTCAAATATTTGGGAACCGAATTCAAGAATTAATAGAATTACGGAATTATTGGAAAGTAAACAAAAACATAATGTGGATGATTTTAAAAAATATCAAATGGATTTTTATTCAGATTATGCAAAAGAAATTGTTCCGCAAATTCTAAATGCGTTTAAAAATCATGCATATGAAAATGATAAACTTAAAGAAGTTATAGGTCTTCTTAGAAAATGGGATTTCAATTTTATTTCGGAAAGTCAAGTTCCAGCAATATATGCAGTATTTTATCAAAATTTGATGAAGAATATTTTTCTTGATGAAATGGGCGAAAGCATTTTTAACGAATATATTTTTATTGCAAATATTCCATATAGAGTTGTTAGAAAAATGTTGGAAGATAATTCATCAAGTTGGTTCGATGATATATCAACTACAAGAATTGAAAGGAAAGATGAAATTGTTAGGAAAAGTTTGTGGGATGCAATCAAATATTTGAGTGAAGAATTTGGCGATATTGATGAATGGCAATGGAATAAATTGCACACTGTAACATTTAAACATTTTTTTCATGGTAAATCAAAAATGTTGGATTTTATTTTAGATGTTGGTCCATATAAAATTGACGGAGACGGAACAACAGTTTTTAATACGGAATATTCTTTTAATGAGCCATACACAAATAAATTAGGTCCATCTATGAGATATATTTATGATTTTGCTGAACCAAATAATTTTCAAATAATTTTGCCAACCGGACAATCCGGAAATTTCTTTAGTGATCATTATGATGATATGACAAAAATGTGGCTAAACGGCGAAACAATAAAAATAAATACGGAAGAAAATATTGTAAAAAATTCAGAATATGATTTACTTCAATTGGTTCCAATGAACAACTAA
- the lptB gene encoding LPS export ABC transporter ATP-binding protein — protein sequence MTENSTLRSENLIKVYKKRTVVNKVSVNVTQGEVVGLLGPNGAGKTTTFYMIVGMIKPNEGKVFLNQENITELPMYKRAKMGIGYLPQEASVFRRLSVEDNIMAVLEMTKLSKTERKEKQEKLLEELSIAHIRKSKGFQLSGGERRRTEIARALATDPDFILLDEPFAGVDPIAVEDIMSIVANLKNKGIGILITDHNVHETLSIVDRAYILIEGKIFKDGKAQNLAEDEEVKKLYLGEKFKLERYE from the coding sequence ATGACTGAAAACTCAACATTACGAAGTGAAAATTTAATTAAGGTTTACAAAAAACGAACGGTTGTAAATAAAGTTTCCGTAAATGTTACACAAGGAGAAGTCGTTGGTCTGCTTGGTCCAAACGGTGCCGGAAAAACCACAACTTTTTATATGATTGTCGGAATGATTAAACCGAACGAAGGAAAAGTTTTTTTGAATCAAGAAAATATTACAGAATTGCCAATGTATAAAAGAGCGAAAATGGGAATTGGATATCTCCCGCAAGAAGCTTCAGTTTTTAGAAGATTAAGTGTGGAAGATAATATTATGGCTGTTTTGGAAATGACAAAATTATCGAAAACTGAAAGAAAAGAAAAACAAGAAAAATTGCTTGAAGAATTAAGTATTGCGCACATTAGAAAAAGTAAAGGATTTCAGCTTAGCGGCGGCGAAAGAAGAAGAACGGAAATTGCGCGAGCTTTGGCAACTGATCCCGATTTTATTTTGTTGGATGAACCTTTTGCCGGAGTTGACCCAATTGCAGTTGAAGATATTATGAGCATTGTTGCAAATCTTAAAAACAAAGGAATTGGAATATTAATTACAGATCACAATGTTCATGAAACATTAAGTATTGTTGATAGAGCTTACATTCTCATTGAAGGAAAAATATTTAAAGACGGGAAAGCTCAAAATTTAGCTGAAGATGAAGAAGTTAAAAAGCTTTATCTTGGCGAAAAGTTTAAGCTAGAAAGATATGAATAA
- a CDS encoding T9SS type A sorting domain-containing protein, whose amino-acid sequence MFKTFFLIFTVLNISLFAQSDYIIKLINPIQIDNKNLEFDVTINSTGPDFILSSYQCAFTFDLTFNNSDSISLEYSVNSSELANIPVYIIGFDTSDQQNKLIFISGIGNDIISGKEKLIGKFRISSTKEFTEESLNLKWNFTGAVNTILTDINFLNITEPTNHINFDNTITNVKDSKVLPEKYSLEQNYPNPFNPTTKIKYTIQSNLKNSTTNVKLVVFDILGREVKTLINEKQKSGNYEIIFNARNLASGAYFYKLDAGNFTQVKKMILLK is encoded by the coding sequence ATGTTCAAGACTTTTTTTTTAATTTTTACAGTTTTAAATATTTCACTTTTTGCTCAATCCGATTATATAATCAAACTCATAAATCCTATTCAGATTGATAATAAAAACTTAGAATTTGATGTTACAATTAATAGCACGGGTCCGGATTTTATATTATCATCCTATCAATGCGCGTTTACTTTTGATTTAACTTTTAATAATAGTGATTCAATTTCTTTAGAATATTCTGTAAATTCTTCGGAATTAGCAAATATTCCGGTTTACATTATTGGTTTTGATACTTCGGATCAGCAAAACAAATTAATATTTATTTCTGGAATTGGTAATGATATAATATCCGGAAAAGAAAAATTAATAGGAAAATTTAGAATTAGTTCCACAAAAGAATTTACCGAGGAGTCCTTAAATTTGAAATGGAATTTTACGGGCGCAGTAAATACAATTTTGACAGACATTAATTTCTTAAATATTACTGAACCGACAAATCATATTAATTTTGATAACACAATTACAAATGTTAAAGATTCGAAAGTACTTCCGGAAAAATATTCTTTGGAGCAAAATTATCCCAATCCATTTAACCCTACGACTAAAATAAAATATACAATTCAATCAAATTTGAAAAATTCTACCACGAATGTAAAATTAGTAGTATTTGATATTTTAGGACGTGAAGTTAAAACTTTGATTAATGAAAAACAAAAATCCGGAAATTATGAAATTATTTTTAATGCAAGGAATTTAGCGAGTGGAGCATATTTTTATAAATTGGATGCGGGAAATTTTACACAAGTAAAAAAAATGATTCTTTTGAAATAA
- a CDS encoding histidine kinase — protein sequence MINPFVKNVKSFSVYLIIWIFIFLLHTSILYFVVNQSLQICLADSLIFNFLFLALGLSLWYPTKFISFESFSVLKIITNHITAAFFTAGIWIFIGYWILKQLFTNNLEYQNFLTSTLVWRFFIGMFYYFIIVALIYIIIYYNNFQEKVLKEAELKSLVKEAELKSLKYQINPHFIFNSLNSISALTISEPELAREMTINLSTFLRKTLSNNENQKSKLIDELKNAKLYLDIEKIRFGDKFTYTENIGNGCLEMEVPNMILQPIFENAIKHGVYESIEPVNIHFTCEEQLEYIKLTITNNYDLEAVSHKGEGIGMSNIQSRLRMIYNQENLLKFSKNDGIFTVTIFIPL from the coding sequence ATGATAAATCCCTTTGTAAAAAATGTAAAAAGTTTTTCTGTATATCTGATTATTTGGATATTTATTTTTCTTCTGCACACTAGCATTTTATACTTTGTTGTAAATCAGTCATTGCAAATTTGTTTAGCGGATAGTTTGATTTTTAATTTTCTATTTCTCGCATTAGGTTTATCACTTTGGTATCCAACAAAATTTATTTCTTTCGAAAGTTTTTCCGTTCTAAAAATAATTACAAATCATATTACAGCAGCTTTTTTCACAGCAGGCATTTGGATTTTTATTGGTTACTGGATTTTAAAACAACTTTTTACTAATAATTTAGAATATCAAAATTTTCTTACCAGTACTTTAGTTTGGCGGTTTTTCATCGGAATGTTTTACTATTTTATAATCGTTGCGTTAATTTACATTATTATTTACTACAATAATTTTCAAGAAAAAGTTTTAAAAGAAGCGGAACTGAAATCGCTTGTTAAAGAAGCGGAATTGAAAAGTTTGAAATATCAAATTAATCCTCATTTTATTTTTAACTCACTAAATTCAATAAGTGCTTTAACGATTTCAGAACCAGAACTTGCCCGTGAAATGACAATTAATCTTTCAACATTTCTGCGTAAAACATTGAGCAATAATGAAAATCAGAAAAGTAAATTAATTGATGAACTAAAAAATGCAAAGCTATATTTGGATATTGAAAAAATCAGATTCGGCGATAAATTTACATACACAGAAAATATTGGAAACGGATGTTTGGAAATGGAAGTTCCGAATATGATTCTTCAGCCGATATTCGAAAATGCAATTAAACATGGAGTTTATGAAAGTATCGAGCCTGTAAACATTCATTTTACTTGTGAAGAACAATTAGAATATATAAAGTTAACTATTACAAACAACTACGATCTTGAAGCAGTTTCTCATAAAGGTGAAGGAATTGGTATGAGTAATATTCAAAGTCGTTTGCGAATGATTTATAACCAAGAAAATTTATTAAAATTTTCCAAAAATGATGGAATTTTTACCGTAACTATTTTTATTCCATTGTAA
- a CDS encoding PEGA domain-containing protein, with amino-acid sequence MSSQKIIIFVLIITCVISSCSSESPTITETGNGKVFIQSNVQNGEIFLDGSFSGKFTPDTLELLAVKHLIKVRKQNYFSEEKEISILKNKLINEDFILNKNNLTKFMILEAFTNSFCDTCDVEKLFSKFQLENTNKIFVINYPSDYPFKNDVFYFAFFESVTNRKSYYNISQNPLFVINGIVTNEISEIIESETNKKPKIAITVMDSLVDGNGMLIDIFVDVYDLDEIDFNNLILRNAVIENEIIFSDLSSENSDKKIQFLLRKFSPDYKGISLSSISEKGRAKFAELTLVDPRWNKENLYVISFIQNELTKEVLQVGISK; translated from the coding sequence GTGAGTTCACAAAAAATTATAATATTTGTTTTAATTATAACTTGTGTAATCTCATCTTGCAGTTCTGAATCTCCAACCATTACTGAAACTGGAAATGGAAAAGTTTTTATACAATCAAATGTACAAAATGGTGAAATTTTTTTAGATGGTAGTTTCAGCGGAAAATTTACTCCCGATACTTTAGAACTTTTAGCCGTAAAACATTTAATAAAAGTTAGAAAGCAAAATTATTTTTCCGAAGAAAAAGAAATATCGATTCTAAAAAATAAATTAATAAATGAAGATTTTATTCTTAATAAAAATAATCTAACCAAATTTATGATTCTTGAAGCTTTCACAAATTCATTTTGCGATACTTGCGATGTTGAAAAATTATTTTCCAAATTTCAATTGGAAAACACTAACAAAATTTTTGTTATAAATTATCCTTCAGATTATCCTTTTAAAAATGATGTTTTTTATTTTGCTTTTTTTGAAAGTGTTACAAATAGAAAAAGTTATTATAATATTTCCCAAAATCCGCTGTTTGTAATAAATGGAATTGTAACAAATGAAATTTCCGAAATTATTGAAAGCGAAACAAATAAAAAGCCCAAAATTGCAATTACAGTTATGGATAGCCTTGTTGACGGTAATGGAATGTTAATAGATATTTTTGTTGATGTTTATGATTTAGACGAAATTGATTTCAACAATTTAATTTTGCGAAACGCAGTTATTGAAAACGAAATTATTTTTAGCGATTTATCTTCAGAAAATTCTGATAAAAAAATTCAGTTCTTACTTAGAAAATTTTCTCCGGATTATAAAGGAATTTCACTTTCTTCAATATCTGAAAAGGGAAGAGCTAAGTTTGCTGAATTAACTTTGGTTGATCCAAGATGGAATAAAGAAAATTTATATGTAATTTCTTTTATTCAAAACGAATTAACAAAAGAAGTTTTGCAAGTTGGAATTTCTAAATAA
- a CDS encoding LytTR family transcriptional regulator DNA-binding domain-containing protein yields the protein MNNEISVLIIDDEKLARDIVKKYLQQNEKVKLLGECSNGFEGIKSINELKPDLIFLDIQMPKITGFEMLELLDEKPQIIFTTAFDQYAIKAFEVNATDYLLKPFSLERFNEALNKAIDKIYRNDKEKIDYENLISKVNDFPNVINRIVVKTNQKIVIIPVDKIYYLEAQDDYVMIHSELGNHLKQQRMKYYEEHLNIDEFIRVHRSYIVNINEVKQVDLFEKESYKVTLKNGEKIPVSKSGYSRLKELMK from the coding sequence ATGAATAACGAAATTTCTGTTTTAATAATTGACGATGAAAAACTTGCGCGAGATATTGTTAAAAAATATCTTCAGCAAAATGAAAAAGTAAAATTGCTCGGTGAATGTTCAAACGGATTTGAAGGAATAAAAAGTATAAATGAGCTAAAACCCGATTTGATTTTTCTTGATATTCAAATGCCGAAAATTACGGGATTTGAAATGCTGGAGTTGCTTGATGAAAAACCTCAAATAATTTTTACAACAGCTTTTGATCAATATGCAATTAAAGCGTTTGAAGTAAACGCAACCGATTATTTGCTAAAACCATTTTCTTTGGAAAGATTTAACGAAGCACTTAATAAAGCAATCGATAAAATTTATAGAAACGATAAAGAAAAAATTGATTACGAAAATTTAATTTCAAAAGTAAATGATTTTCCGAATGTGATAAATAGAATTGTTGTAAAAACAAATCAGAAAATAGTAATAATTCCAGTTGATAAAATTTATTATTTAGAAGCACAAGATGATTATGTTATGATTCACTCCGAATTAGGAAATCACCTAAAGCAACAGCGAATGAAATATTATGAAGAACATTTAAATATTGATGAATTTATCCGCGTTCATCGTTCATACATAGTAAATATAAATGAAGTAAAACAAGTCGATCTTTTTGAAAAAGAATCATACAAAGTTACATTAAAAAATGGAGAGAAAATTCCGGTAAGTAAAAGTGGTTATTCGCGATTAAAAGAATTGATGAAATAA
- the rmuC gene encoding DNA recombination protein RmuC, whose amino-acid sequence MIWLEIIIAVLLIIIVVFQILNYIKMRKQNLEETELKISQKVESLNNELDNNIENEFKRNREETLQNSKLVREEVGNSVRSLGDQLSNRIRDISDRQKDQLEIVENRLKSLTQTNEEKFDKLNDQVSKQLSEIQEKNEKKLEEMRVTVDEKLHSTLEKRLGESFKLVSDRLELVHKGLGEMQTLAIGVGDLKKVLTNVKDRGTWGEIQLGTLLEQILTKEQYEKNVKTKEGSNALVEYAIKLPGKNQIKNDIVWLPIDAKFPLEDYQRLTSAREKADLVLIDESLKKLERSIKEAAKDISTKYLDPPNTTDFAFMFLPLESLFAEVLSMPGLFDTIQREYKVTIAGPANFIAVLNSLQMGFRTLVIEKRSSEVWKLLSVVKSEFSKFGDLLDSTQKKLDLASQSIGDASRKSRTIERKLRDVHELPSSENQIDLLND is encoded by the coding sequence ATGATTTGGTTAGAAATAATAATTGCTGTTTTATTGATAATAATTGTGGTTTTTCAAATTTTGAATTACATAAAAATGCGTAAACAAAATTTGGAAGAAACCGAATTAAAAATTTCGCAGAAAGTAGAATCGTTAAATAATGAATTGGATAACAATATAGAAAATGAATTTAAACGAAACCGCGAAGAAACTCTGCAAAATTCAAAATTGGTTAGAGAAGAAGTTGGAAATTCTGTTAGAAGTTTAGGCGATCAACTTTCAAATAGAATTAGAGATATTTCCGATAGGCAAAAAGATCAGCTTGAAATAGTTGAAAACAGATTGAAAAGTTTAACTCAAACCAACGAAGAAAAGTTTGATAAACTAAATGATCAAGTTTCAAAACAGCTTTCTGAAATTCAAGAAAAGAATGAAAAAAAATTAGAAGAAATGCGCGTAACGGTTGATGAGAAACTTCATTCAACTTTAGAAAAAAGATTAGGCGAATCTTTTAAACTTGTAAGCGATAGATTAGAATTGGTTCATAAAGGTTTGGGAGAAATGCAAACTTTAGCAATCGGCGTTGGCGATTTGAAAAAAGTTCTCACAAATGTAAAAGATCGTGGAACTTGGGGAGAAATTCAGCTTGGAACTTTGCTTGAACAAATTTTAACAAAAGAGCAATATGAGAAAAATGTTAAAACAAAAGAAGGAAGCAATGCTTTAGTAGAATATGCAATTAAATTGCCCGGAAAAAATCAAATTAAAAATGATATTGTCTGGCTGCCGATTGATGCAAAATTTCCGCTTGAAGATTATCAAAGACTTACATCTGCAAGAGAAAAAGCTGATTTGGTTTTGATTGATGAAAGTCTAAAAAAATTGGAACGAAGTATTAAAGAAGCCGCAAAAGATATTTCCACAAAATATTTAGATCCGCCGAATACAACGGATTTTGCATTTATGTTTTTACCGCTTGAAAGTTTATTTGCAGAAGTTTTAAGTATGCCCGGACTTTTTGATACAATTCAAAGAGAATATAAAGTTACAATTGCCGGTCCGGCAAATTTTATTGCAGTTTTAAACAGTTTACAAATGGGTTTTAGAACTTTAGTAATTGAAAAAAGATCAAGTGAAGTTTGGAAATTATTGAGTGTTGTAAAATCAGAGTTTTCTAAATTTGGTGATCTTTTAGACAGTACACAAAAAAAATTAGATTTAGCAAGTCAATCAATCGGTGATGCTTCGCGCAAATCTAGAACAATTGAAAGAAAATTGAGGGATGTGCATGAATTGCCATCCAGCGAAAATCAAATAGATTTATTGAATGATTGA
- a CDS encoding aldehyde dehydrogenase family protein, whose translation MELDKDIRSTQEVRNLVAKAKAAQLEFKHFNQTQVDKIVKAMADAGFDASERLAKMAHQETGFGKWEDKIVKNQFGSRDVYNSIKDLKTVGIIDIRENGKIVKIAEPMGVVAALIPSTNPTSTAFFKALISLKTRNAIVASPHPKAVMCTSEALKVMSDAAISAGAPKDLIQCMSIPTLEGTDALMKHRDVAVILATGSTPMVRAAYSAGTPAYGVGSGNVPAFIERSANYEKAVLDIIYGTTFDNGTLCSSEQAMIVDRPIAEKVRKFAEANGGYFVNSDEKLKLEKAVLKDGRINPDIVGKSAQFISKYAGFSVSDSVKVLFADCLKVGKEEPLSVEKLSPILAFYVVDGWLDGCHKCIDLLNFGGIGHTMAIHSNDQEIIMKFAMEKPAFRIIVNSPSSLGAVGYTTALDPSMTLGVGTWGGSIISENVTAKHLMNIKTLAFETNPINKGNSINSFGSSKINNTFSPTGNFINEIEERLRARAGNPVVNFQTSQNKFSTQKNIPDKKNYGSGISEEEINKIIREFNS comes from the coding sequence ATGGAACTCGATAAAGATATTCGTTCAACTCAAGAAGTAAGAAATTTAGTAGCGAAAGCTAAAGCTGCGCAATTGGAATTTAAACATTTCAATCAAACTCAAGTTGATAAAATTGTAAAAGCAATGGCAGATGCCGGATTTGATGCAAGCGAACGACTTGCAAAAATGGCTCATCAAGAAACCGGATTTGGCAAATGGGAAGATAAAATTGTTAAAAATCAATTTGGATCAAGAGATGTTTATAATTCGATAAAGGATTTGAAAACTGTTGGAATAATTGACATCAGAGAAAACGGAAAAATTGTTAAAATTGCAGAACCAATGGGAGTTGTTGCCGCATTAATTCCATCGACAAATCCAACATCTACTGCATTTTTTAAAGCTTTAATTTCGCTCAAAACAAGAAATGCAATTGTTGCAAGTCCGCACCCAAAAGCTGTAATGTGTACTTCAGAAGCATTAAAAGTTATGAGCGATGCCGCAATTTCTGCCGGGGCGCCAAAAGATTTAATTCAATGCATGTCAATTCCAACATTGGAAGGTACAGATGCATTGATGAAACATAGAGATGTTGCTGTAATTTTAGCAACCGGAAGCACGCCAATGGTTAGAGCGGCATACAGTGCCGGAACTCCGGCTTATGGAGTTGGCTCAGGAAACGTTCCAGCATTTATTGAACGAAGCGCAAATTATGAAAAAGCTGTTTTAGATATTATTTACGGAACCACTTTTGATAACGGAACTTTATGTTCATCCGAACAAGCTATGATTGTTGATCGACCAATTGCAGAAAAAGTTAGAAAATTTGCAGAAGCAAACGGCGGATATTTTGTTAATAGTGATGAAAAATTAAAACTTGAAAAAGCAGTTTTAAAAGATGGAAGAATAAATCCGGATATTGTTGGAAAATCTGCTCAATTTATTTCTAAGTATGCTGGATTTTCAGTTTCAGATTCTGTAAAAGTTTTATTTGCAGATTGCTTAAAAGTAGGGAAAGAAGAACCGCTTTCCGTAGAAAAACTTTCTCCAATTTTAGCTTTTTATGTTGTGGATGGCTGGTTGGATGGATGTCATAAATGTATTGATTTATTGAACTTTGGCGGAATTGGTCATACGATGGCGATTCATTCAAATGATCAAGAAATTATTATGAAATTTGCAATGGAAAAACCGGCATTTAGAATTATTGTAAATTCTCCATCTTCACTTGGTGCGGTTGGTTATACTACTGCTTTAGATCCATCAATGACTTTAGGTGTTGGAACTTGGGGCGGATCAATAATTTCTGAAAATGTTACGGCAAAACATTTAATGAATATAAAAACTTTAGCTTTCGAAACAAATCCGATAAACAAAGGAAATTCTATAAATTCATTTGGAAGTTCTAAAATTAACAACACATTTTCACCAACCGGAAATTTTATAAATGAAATTGAAGAAAGATTACGGGCACGAGCTGGAAATCCGGTTGTAAATTTTCAAACTTCCCAAAATAAATTTTCAACTCAAAAAAATATTCCTGATAAAAAAAATTACGGAAGCGGAATAAGTGAAGAAGAAATAAATAAAATTATTAGAGAATTTAATTCGTAA